The stretch of DNA TTCTTCTCGTACAACCTTCGATAGATTTTCGCTCCTTCGAATTCTGCGTGAATCTCTCTCTCAGTCCTAATCCCCATAGGGTTGCTTAATAACCATCCTTCACTATCACACAATATATCAGGGTTCAAAGCATCTATGTGACTAAGTGCATTAACTTCATCAAGCTGGTTTTTCATGTCAAGTGCCACTTCAAGCACATCGGATTGTATAAACACCTGTCATAAACACAACCATAAAAGGGAAAACAACTCTCTTAAGTCGTCTCGCAGGCATGAAAATATACACAATCTTTATGATGACAACTGTCCTATATATTagccgtcaaaaaaaaaaaaaaaaactgtcctATATATTAGAGGATGCAGAAAATATACCTGTCCTCCAGGAGATAAATTATCTACGATAGCACCAACTAAAGGCTTCTGCAAAACTCTTCTTTTATGATGTTTTTTCTTGAAATGAGGGTCTGGACACTGCATGTGTTGAGGGAAACCATTAACTATTATATAAAAGACCTTTGAATGTAAAACCTTTAGGTAACAACAATGTAGCTAACAAGTGATTTGGATCGCATGCAGTCATAATCTCACGCATTCACGTAGTCAGCACATTGGTTGTTGTTGGATCGAAGATTTCAAGCTCGGTATTTTAAAGTtgtaaaaaatcaaaatcttctTGCTTTCTGCATCATCGGATCTCAACCCAACGGTCACCGATGTCCTGAAAACGTGAATGTGTGGAATTGTGGCTTCAGGCAATCCAAGTCCGGCCAATAAGCCATTAGGTTAGTGGCACCCAATTTCTCTTTAGTTCTTTTAGAAAGACTCACCAAAATTGAAACTAACTGCAAGGGTCCAGGATATGATTCTACCAACTGCTTGAAAGAAATTGGGGCATTTGCAAACAAGAAATGTCTGCAATTCAGTGTAAAAGCGGTCATTATTGTAGCGTTGTTAAAAATAATGTTTGTATATATTTACTTTGCCGTCAAAATAAAGTTTAGGATTGATAGTACATGTTATCCAGAGCCAGATCTTTTAGCCATACCTCAGCACGCTTGACCATCTGCACATGGAATTGAAGTATAAAAAATCATACGAAACGATATCCCTCTAATCTAAGCTGAATGTGCGATAACAAAATACGAAAACAAAATTTACTGAAAGGGAAGGGAGTAATCATCAAGgacatttaaaacaaaaagaaaattgtttccTACCTTTTGCCGTATTTCCAATCCCAAATAATTTCTCACTTTAGGTGTTCTTTTTGCAAGCCACATAAGAAACCTGCCGCTTCCTGACATTATTTTCAACAACAGATATAGATGAAGAAGTAAGTGTGCTGTTTAATTGGAAGTGAAATGATTATTTGATTGTCCAAGAGCTACACACAATGTTATCAATCGTGGATTGCAGAAAATagcggtttgttcaaattttataaGGCTAAATCGATATAGCGCCGCAATAACCTCTATTTAACGACACTTTGTATTAAATATCATATCACAAAACAATAGAGATTTGTTCAGATTCTACTACGCTATAGCGCTGCTATAGCTTCTATTTGACAACACGCCTACTCATTAACCACATCTTGTTCAAGTTCATGAAAATATTTGACACTTTGATTACAAGATGTTTTGGCTCAATACATCAGAAAGTGTGAAATCCAACCTAAATAATAGATCATGTAAATTATCAACTTCCACATGCCAATGACAATCGATAACATGTGTGCTAAATTCAACGATCAAGAACAAAtgcataaaacaaaataaacttaTCAATGAAATTCAGATTACCACATCCAATATCCACCATGAGTGGCAATGTAGGGTCTGCAAAGACCTGGTTCCAGTCTGGTACTTGTGCAGGAGTCTATCAATCAAGAAAAAGAATCATTAGAGGAAAGTAAAAGACCCTCTTATAAACAATTAAAGAAAGAAGGATTCACTGAACCAAATGCCTATTATGTCTGGTTTCTGTATCTGGTTAATCTTATCAATATATAGCACTCATAAAATTAGTGTGTGACAAAGTGTTGAAATGTGATTAGATATATATTAGTGTGAAGTGACAAAAGATGGAATAGTTATCAAACCATACATCAGCATCACACACAAATATAATTTACAgagaccaaaaatatatattttaatcacaAATGTTTATATAATATGATGaaggattaaatatgtttttagtcctaataattttgttgttttagtCCCTGTGTACTTATATTTTAGTCTCTACAATATAAAACTCTGCAGTTTTATATTGTAGAGATTGAAAAGGGTACCATACCATTAAGCCAAACAAAACTcaagataattatttttttgtgtgttaagCCAATGGTTCTTTGGGAAAAGGGACTCTGATAATCCAGAATTCGGCTAAGACCTAAGTAAAATCTAGTCAAGAATTGTTCTGGCCAAAAATTGAACTCGGATTCTTCCTAATGATTCGTCCTTTGGTGAACCTCATTAACCGCTTGAAGCgattatgagtaaaaacatattttttttattaaccctaCTCATGATAATGAGGTCAAAATAGTGTTTTGTACCattaaaccaaaccaaactcaTGATAACTATTCGAAGGGAACCCTGATAACCAGGAGTTCAGCTATCTGGCCAAGGATTTGTTCCACACAGGAATTGAACTCGGGTTCTTCCCAATGTATTAACCATTTGAGCTCATAACAACTAGaaacttaattattattatttaagcCTATAATGAATATGGATAAAATATGAGATTGGTGTATGTAGTAAAGGAACATACAGAGAAAGAAGGACTGAAAGGATTGACATGTTGCCTGATTCTGCCATGACCCAGATTCtgaaatttgacaaaaaaaacataatatagttaaaaagaaataatacaGAAATTCATTATACATTATCCGTTtagagataaaataaaaaatacaaaccaAATCGTAAGAGAGGTTGAGGTCAGCATATTCCAATGAGACAAGTTGTGAGCTTCGTAGTTGTggcttttgttgttgttgttgttgttctggAACTATTGGTTgggaaaatgaagaagaagaaagaggaCGAAAGGGTGAGAGTGATTGTGGTAACATGAGTGCAGAAAGAGCACTACAATTGTGATATAACTTGTACTTGTTGTGACTTTGTACTTGTAACTGTAACATACGccaaccacaacaacaacacatTCATTCCTCTCTTTCAATCTCTCGAAATAGcgttgtttattttatttaaattttagatcaattaaaatatatacttttaaatACAATATGTCTGATTCGGGATCATAAcggtatttttattttgggtttcTACGGAGCTGCTAATGTTCGAAGTATCTTATTCGTAGAACTCATGGCTGTGTTACATGGTTTACACATATGTTGGGAAAGTGGGTTCCGTCGGGT from Trifolium pratense cultivar HEN17-A07 linkage group LG5, ARS_RC_1.1, whole genome shotgun sequence encodes:
- the LOC123883303 gene encoding tRNA (guanine-N(7)-)-methyltransferase-like; its protein translation is MCCCCGWRMLQLQVQSHNKYKLYHNCSALSALMLPQSLSPFRPLSSSSFSQPIVPEQQQQQQKPQLRSSQLVSLEYADLNLSYDLNLGHGRIRQHVNPFSPSFSTPAQVPDWNQVFADPTLPLMVDIGCGSGRFLMWLAKRTPKVRNYLGLEIRQKMVKRAEVWLKDLALDNIHFLFANAPISFKQLVESYPGPLQLVSILCPDPHFKKKHHKRRVLQKPLVGAIVDNLSPGGQVFIQSDVLEVALDMKNQLDEVNALSHIDALNPDILCDSEGWLLSNPMGIRTEREIHAEFEGAKIYRRLYEKKQM